A single Salmo trutta chromosome 14, fSalTru1.1, whole genome shotgun sequence DNA region contains:
- the LOC115208158 gene encoding G0/G1 switch protein 2 → MDTMHEIIPFAKEMLAQKPSRRMLKVYLVGSVIAFLGTVLGLVETVCQPFSSGEPLDAELALLIAREQKTLEEEERRREEVTIVSATEQITLPKKLQQATGVQRCAGAVNRAHAGS, encoded by the coding sequence ATGGACACCATGCACGAAATCATCCCCTTCGCTAAGGAGATGCTGGCGCAGAAGCCCAGCAGGCGCATGTTGAAGGTGTACTTGGTGGGCTCCGTGATTGCCTTCTTGGGAACGGTTCTGGGCCTGGTGGAAACAGTCTGCCAGCCCTTCTCCTCCGGGGAGCCGCTGGACGCCGAGCTGGCTCTGCTGATAGCCCGGGAGCAGAAgacactggaggaggaggaaaggagacggGAGGAGGTAACAATAGTTTCAGCCACCGAGCAGATCACCCTTCCCAAGAAGCTGCAACAGGCGACCGGGGTTCAGAGATGCGCTGGTGCTGTCAACCGAGCTCACGCCGGGTCGTGA